A part of Miscanthus floridulus cultivar M001 chromosome 6, ASM1932011v1, whole genome shotgun sequence genomic DNA contains:
- the LOC136458297 gene encoding probable glutathione S-transferase GSTF1 produces MAPPVVTVFGTANFANAARVMACLEEVGVEYEVVEVDYMAKEHKGAEHLARNPLGQIPAFQDGDIKLFESRAIAKYVLRKYSKAAHVDLLREGNPEEAAMVDVWTEVEAHTYFPAIAPIFYECVVYPATHGIPTNQKVVDESLEKLKKVLDVYEAHLSRSKYLYLAGDFFSFADLNHFPFTFHVMTTPHASLFDSYPHVKAWWERVMARPSLKKISPDMVIRA; encoded by the exons ATGGCGCCGCCGGTAGTGACGGTGTTCGGTACGGCCAACTTCGCGAACGCGGCGAGGGTCATGGCGTGCCTGGAGGAGGTGGGCGTCGAGTATGAGGTCGTCGAGGTCGACTACATGGCTAAGGAGCACAAGGGCGCCGAGCACCTCGCCAGAAAC CCGTTGGGCCAAATCCCGGCGTTTCAGGATGGGGACATCAAGCTCTTCG AGTCGCGAGCAATCGCAAAGTACGTGCTCCGCAAATACTCCAAGGCGGCCCATGTCGACCTGCTGCGAGAAGGCAACCCGGAGGAAGCCGCGATGGTGGACGTGTGGACGGAGGTTGAGGCGCACACATACTTTCCTGCCATCGCGCCCATCTTCTACGAGTGCGTCGTGTACCCTGCCACGCATGGCATCCCGACCAACCAGAAGGTGGTGGACGAGAGCCTGGAGAAGCTCAAGAAGGTGCTCGACGTCTACGAGGCACACCTGTCCAGGAGCAAGTATCTCTATCTCGCCGGGGACTTCTTCAGCTTCGCGGACCTCAACCACTTCCCGTTTACGTTCCACGTCATGACGACGCCGCACGCGTCGCTCTTCGACTCGTACCCTCATGTTAAGGCGTGGTGGGAGAGAGTAATGGCACGGCCGTCGCTAAAGAAGATTAGCCCCGATATGGTGATCCGAGCCTGA